In a genomic window of Paraburkholderia phenazinium:
- a CDS encoding cupin domain-containing protein — MKIIRSKTFTAQRPWGALDIANMRGITTRLHWTDQPYKWHVNDGEEVFAVLDGRVEMRYREAGEERSVLLETGDVFFASVGTEHVAHPQGEARILVVESEGSV, encoded by the coding sequence ATGAAGATTATCCGTAGCAAGACATTTACGGCGCAGCGTCCCTGGGGCGCGCTCGATATCGCCAACATGCGGGGCATCACTACGCGGCTGCACTGGACGGATCAGCCGTACAAGTGGCACGTCAACGACGGCGAGGAAGTGTTTGCGGTGCTCGACGGCCGGGTGGAGATGCGCTACCGCGAAGCGGGCGAGGAACGCTCCGTGCTGCTGGAGACGGGCGATGTCTTCTTTGCTTCGGTCGGGACCGAGCATGTTGCGCATCCGCAGGGCGAAGCGCGCATCCTCGTGGTCGAGTCCGAGGGTAGTGTTTGA
- a CDS encoding peptidoglycan DD-metalloendopeptidase family protein, translating to MTEKSQRAASQVLIAVSVVAALSGCTMTPWGENSSSYNGTSGSYQTGNVPTGQVAAGYYRVNPGDTLPGIAAAYGQHPQDLARWNGLLPNASVTVGQVLRVAPPPAGVSPPAPAGGSVAQQGALLWPLRGPVLKSFMPGSSKGIVIGGRIGDPVKAAAAGRVVYAGTGIEAYGPLIIIKHSDSLITAYGQNSTLLVKEGDAVTQGQVIGEVGADSRGVGSIQFEVRHDGHPVDPLTWLPRTGG from the coding sequence ATGACAGAAAAGTCGCAACGTGCAGCTTCGCAGGTTCTGATTGCTGTTTCGGTCGTGGCCGCGCTCAGCGGTTGCACGATGACGCCGTGGGGCGAGAACTCATCCTCGTACAACGGCACCTCCGGGAGTTATCAGACCGGCAACGTGCCGACCGGGCAGGTGGCCGCAGGCTATTACCGCGTCAACCCCGGCGACACGCTGCCGGGCATCGCGGCCGCCTACGGCCAGCATCCCCAGGATCTGGCGCGCTGGAACGGTCTGCTGCCCAACGCGAGCGTGACGGTCGGCCAGGTGCTGCGGGTGGCGCCGCCGCCGGCCGGCGTGAGCCCGCCTGCTCCGGCAGGCGGCTCGGTCGCGCAGCAGGGCGCCTTGCTGTGGCCGCTGCGTGGACCGGTCCTCAAGTCCTTCATGCCGGGTAGCAGCAAGGGCATCGTGATTGGCGGCAGGATCGGCGATCCGGTCAAGGCCGCGGCCGCGGGACGTGTCGTGTATGCGGGCACCGGTATCGAGGCCTATGGGCCGTTGATCATCATCAAGCACAGCGATTCGCTGATTACGGCGTATGGCCAGAACAGCACCTTGCTGGTCAAGGAGGGCGACGCCGTCACCCAGGGGCAGGTCATCGGCGAGGTGGGCGCGGACAGCCGGGGCGTCGGCTCGATCCAGTTCGAGGTGCGTCACGACGGCCATCCTGTCGATCCGCTGACGTGGCTACCCAGAACGGGCGGCTAA
- the ltaE gene encoding low-specificity L-threonine aldolase yields the protein MIDLRSDTVTRPSQAMLAAMTAAEVGDDVWGDDPTVLRLQATVAERAGKEAGLFFPSGTQSNLAALMAHCARGDEYIVGQAAHTYKYEGGGAAVLGSIQPQPIENAADGSLPLDKIAAAIKPVDDHFARTRLLALENTIGGKVLLAGYVAEAVQLAREHKLVTHLDGARVCNAAVASGQPLAALCAPFDSVSICFSKGLGTPVGSVLVGSKDLLQSAHRWRKVLGGGMRQAGVLAAACIYALEHNVERLAEDHANAAHLAAGLAQIDQVKVLSQATNMVFAQFPSQHCVPLEAWLKERGILTQMLYASRFVTHMDVSRADIDTFLSAVKGYFAAH from the coding sequence ATGATCGATTTGCGCAGCGATACCGTCACCCGTCCGAGTCAGGCCATGCTGGCGGCCATGACCGCCGCCGAAGTCGGGGATGACGTCTGGGGCGACGACCCGACCGTGTTGCGCCTGCAAGCCACCGTCGCCGAGCGCGCGGGCAAGGAAGCGGGCCTGTTCTTCCCGAGCGGCACGCAAAGCAATCTGGCCGCGCTGATGGCGCATTGCGCGCGCGGCGACGAATACATCGTCGGCCAGGCGGCGCACACCTACAAATACGAAGGCGGCGGGGCCGCGGTGCTGGGCAGCATCCAGCCGCAGCCGATCGAGAATGCCGCCGACGGCTCGCTGCCGCTCGACAAGATCGCCGCCGCCATCAAACCTGTCGACGACCACTTCGCGCGCACGCGGCTGCTGGCGCTGGAGAATACGATCGGCGGCAAGGTGCTGCTGGCGGGCTATGTGGCCGAGGCGGTCCAGCTCGCGCGTGAGCACAAGCTGGTCACGCACCTGGACGGCGCGCGCGTCTGCAATGCCGCGGTGGCGTCCGGCCAGCCGCTGGCCGCGCTGTGCGCACCGTTCGACTCCGTCTCCATCTGCTTTTCCAAGGGGCTGGGGACGCCGGTGGGGTCGGTGCTGGTCGGCAGCAAGGATCTGCTGCAGAGCGCGCATCGGTGGCGCAAGGTGCTGGGCGGCGGCATGCGCCAGGCCGGCGTGCTGGCGGCGGCCTGTATCTATGCGCTGGAGCACAACGTCGAGCGCCTCGCCGAGGATCACGCCAACGCCGCGCATCTGGCCGCGGGTCTGGCGCAGATCGATCAGGTCAAGGTGCTGTCGCAAGCCACCAATATGGTGTTCGCGCAATTTCCCTCGCAGCATTGCGTGCCGCTCGAAGCGTGGCTGAAAGAGCGCGGCATCCTCACGCAGATGCTGTATGCCTCGCGTTTCGTCACGCATATGGACGTGTCGCGCGCGGACATCGACACGTTCCTCTCAGCGGTGAAGGGGTATTTCGCGGCGCATTGA
- a CDS encoding MFS transporter, translating to MSASNRRAMAAIMLAVALATLDTAIANTALPAIAADLHAAPAASVWIINAYQLAMVATLLPLAALGDIVGHRRIYIAGIAVFTVASLACSLSGTLPLLAAARVLQGLGASAIMSVNAALIRYLYPQHRLGRALGLNALVVGVSFAVGPTVASLILSLATWPWLFAVNVPLGIVALAFALPALPHTTRGGHNFDRVAALLSVITFAALIFALGEAAQREPTQYVLGAAAVAVVFGLLLMRREAGHPSPMLPVDLFKLPVFALSAVTAVCSFAAQGLAFVSLPFYFEDVLHRSQVETGFLMTPWPVVVALAAPLAGRLSDRYPPGLLGAVGLAVLSAGMASLALLPAHPHVLDIGIRMAVCGAGFGFFQSPNLKALMASAPPERSGGASGIIATARLIGQTTGAALVALSFGLAGRHGPTLALTAGAVFAGAASIASGLRLFAPSHRAAVSAPTSAK from the coding sequence ATGTCGGCCAGCAACCGCCGCGCGATGGCGGCGATCATGCTGGCCGTCGCGCTCGCCACGCTCGACACCGCGATCGCCAATACCGCGTTGCCGGCCATCGCCGCCGACCTGCACGCGGCGCCCGCCGCGTCGGTCTGGATCATCAACGCCTACCAGCTGGCGATGGTCGCGACCTTGCTGCCGCTCGCGGCACTTGGCGATATCGTCGGCCACCGGCGCATTTACATTGCTGGGATTGCGGTGTTCACGGTGGCCTCGCTCGCCTGCTCGCTCTCCGGCACGCTGCCCTTGCTGGCCGCGGCGCGGGTGCTGCAGGGCCTGGGCGCCAGCGCGATCATGAGCGTCAATGCCGCGCTGATCCGCTACCTGTATCCGCAGCACCGGCTGGGGCGCGCCCTCGGGCTCAATGCGCTGGTGGTCGGGGTGTCGTTCGCGGTCGGCCCGACGGTGGCTTCGCTGATCCTGTCGCTCGCCACCTGGCCGTGGCTGTTCGCAGTCAACGTCCCGCTGGGCATTGTCGCGCTGGCGTTCGCCCTGCCTGCGCTGCCCCATACCACGCGCGGCGGCCACAATTTCGACCGGGTTGCCGCCCTGCTTAGCGTGATCACGTTTGCAGCGCTGATCTTCGCGCTCGGCGAGGCGGCGCAGCGCGAGCCGACCCAATACGTGCTGGGCGCGGCGGCGGTGGCCGTCGTGTTCGGGCTGCTGCTGATGCGGCGCGAAGCCGGACACCCGTCGCCGATGCTCCCCGTCGACCTGTTCAAGCTGCCGGTGTTCGCGCTGTCCGCGGTGACTGCCGTCTGCTCGTTCGCCGCACAAGGTCTCGCGTTCGTTTCGCTGCCGTTCTACTTCGAAGATGTGCTGCATCGCAGCCAGGTGGAGACGGGCTTTCTGATGACGCCATGGCCGGTCGTGGTTGCCTTGGCCGCGCCCCTTGCCGGGCGCTTGTCGGATCGCTATCCGCCCGGTCTGCTGGGGGCAGTCGGACTGGCGGTGCTGTCCGCGGGCATGGCGTCGCTCGCGCTATTGCCGGCGCATCCGCACGTGCTCGACATCGGCATCCGGATGGCGGTCTGCGGGGCGGGGTTCGGCTTTTTCCAGTCGCCGAACCTGAAGGCGTTGATGGCCAGCGCGCCGCCCGAGCGTAGCGGCGGCGCGAGCGGCATTATCGCCACCGCGCGCCTGATTGGTCAGACGACGGGCGCGGCGCTGGTGGCGCTGAGCTTCGGGCTTGCCGGCCGGCATGGTCCGACGCTGGCGCTAACGGCCGGCGCGGTGTTCGCAGGGGCCGCGAGTATTGCCAGCGGCTTGCGGCTATTCGCACCGTCGCATCGCGCGGCGGTGAGTGCGCCGACGTCGGCGAAGTGA